Proteins encoded together in one Bacillota bacterium window:
- a CDS encoding iron ABC transporter permease — protein sequence MGEGTLTGAMGAMWRRRKILLAGLGVAAALALVAGVGMGAVPVSPGRILCALRTGPGIPRIGPGAAAGSLEQTIIWQLRLPRVLVAGLTGGCLGIAGTLFQALFRNPLADPYLIGASSGASLGAVLAIVLSLELHLFGLGAVPVLAFVGSTGTVLLVYHLARERAFISVLALVLAGVAVSAFVSALVSLLTYLTADERLHQIVFWLMGGFGAATWQGVRIALPYFAGGMLVALACARDLNSLLLGEETAHHLGVEVERTKKVVLATASLLTGVAVASGGVIGFVGLVVPHLVRMAGGPDHRFVIPAAALGGACTLMLADAVARTVLAPAELPVGLVTAMTGAPFFVYVLRQRRRLRFFGQRT from the coding sequence ATGGGTGAGGGGACCCTGACCGGGGCCATGGGCGCCATGTGGCGCAGGCGCAAGATCCTCCTGGCCGGTCTGGGGGTGGCAGCCGCGCTGGCCCTGGTGGCCGGGGTGGGCATGGGGGCCGTCCCCGTATCGCCGGGGCGCATCCTGTGCGCTCTCCGCACCGGTCCGGGCATCCCGCGCATCGGGCCGGGGGCTGCCGCCGGGTCCCTGGAGCAGACCATCATCTGGCAACTCCGCCTCCCCCGCGTGCTCGTGGCGGGGCTCACGGGCGGCTGCCTGGGGATAGCGGGCACCCTGTTCCAGGCCCTGTTCCGCAATCCCCTGGCCGATCCCTACCTGATCGGCGCCTCCTCGGGCGCCTCCCTGGGGGCGGTGCTGGCCATCGTGCTCTCCCTGGAACTGCACCTGTTCGGCCTGGGGGCCGTCCCGGTGCTGGCCTTCGTGGGCTCTACGGGCACAGTGCTGCTGGTGTACCATCTGGCGCGAGAGCGCGCGTTCATCTCCGTGCTGGCCCTCGTGCTGGCCGGGGTGGCGGTGAGTGCCTTCGTCTCGGCCCTGGTCTCCCTCCTCACCTATCTCACCGCCGACGAACGCCTGCACCAGATAGTATTCTGGCTGATGGGCGGGTTCGGCGCCGCCACCTGGCAGGGTGTGCGTATCGCCCTGCCCTACTTCGCCGGAGGCATGCTGGTGGCCCTGGCCTGCGCCCGCGACCTCAACTCCCTGCTCCTGGGCGAAGAGACCGCCCACCACCTTGGGGTGGAGGTCGAACGCACCAAGAAGGTGGTGCTGGCCACCGCGTCCCTGCTCACGGGGGTGGCGGTGGCATCGGGCGGGGTAATCGGCTTCGTGGGCCTGGTGGTGCCTCACCTGGTGCGCATGGCAGGCGGCCCCGATCACCGCTTCGTGATCCCCGCCGCCGCCCTGGGGGGTGCCTGCACCCTCATGCTGGCAGATGCGGTGGCGCGGACGGTGCTCGCACCCGCCGAGTTGCCGGTAGGCCTGGTGACGGCCATGACGGGTGCCCCCTTCTTCGTGTATGTGCTGCGGCAGCGCAGGCGCCTGCGCTTCTTCGGCCAGCGCACCTGA
- a CDS encoding GHMP kinase codes for MPEKGWWLRLPEWAGGEARAPLTCGELVQGTIGGRDFLISCPVPLYSRARVWLEPATSPGPVAVTVEHALLPPGAPRPIPGAGNKAVRALEVTLLALGRQVRRAAIHLVTPGLPGKGLGTSTADILATAGATAAALGEQLRPEQLARIALAIEPSDSTMFPGLALLDHRRGTLMKAVGPPPALGLIVVDLGGEVDTEQFNRRPNLDALNRCKEPLVREALRLVHRGIRCRDPVLMARGATVSTLAHQAILPRPGLPELVRGACRRGALGVVNAHSGTVLGVLLPPCPRTRNLVAELLSGWPGATVLGLTGVTGGGVRVWRTADAYGKLPALWERTPQRSWISAPT; via the coding sequence TTGCCCGAGAAGGGATGGTGGTTGCGGTTGCCTGAATGGGCTGGGGGCGAAGCCAGGGCTCCGCTCACCTGCGGGGAACTGGTACAAGGCACCATCGGGGGACGGGACTTCCTCATATCCTGCCCCGTCCCCCTCTACTCCCGGGCACGGGTCTGGCTGGAACCCGCCACGTCACCGGGACCGGTGGCCGTCACCGTGGAGCACGCCCTGTTGCCCCCGGGTGCTCCCCGACCGATCCCCGGCGCGGGAAACAAGGCCGTGCGCGCCCTGGAGGTAACCCTCCTGGCCCTGGGCAGACAGGTGCGCCGCGCGGCGATCCACCTCGTGACCCCCGGCCTTCCCGGCAAGGGGCTGGGGACCAGCACAGCCGACATCCTGGCCACGGCCGGGGCCACCGCGGCCGCCCTGGGCGAGCAACTTCGACCCGAGCAGCTGGCCCGGATAGCGCTGGCCATCGAACCCAGCGACAGCACCATGTTCCCCGGGCTGGCACTGCTGGATCACCGCCGCGGTACCCTGATGAAGGCCGTGGGGCCGCCGCCCGCGCTGGGGCTGATCGTCGTGGATCTGGGGGGAGAAGTGGACACGGAACAGTTCAACCGCCGACCCAATCTGGATGCGCTCAACCGCTGCAAAGAGCCTCTGGTGAGAGAAGCCCTGCGCCTCGTGCACCGCGGCATAAGGTGCCGCGACCCCGTCCTGATGGCGCGGGGAGCAACCGTCAGCACCCTGGCTCACCAGGCCATATTGCCCCGCCCCGGTCTCCCGGAACTGGTACGGGGGGCCTGCCGCCGGGGCGCCCTGGGGGTGGTCAACGCCCACAGCGGCACCGTCCTGGGGGTGCTGCTGCCACCCTGTCCCCGCACGAGAAACCTGGTGGCGGAACTGCTTTCTGGCTGGCCCGGCGCCACCGTTCTCGGTCTTACCGGCGTCACCGGAGGTGGTGTCAGAGTATGGCGCACGGCGGACGCATATGGGAAGCTGCCCGCACTCTGGGAGCGGACCCCGCAGAGATCCTGGATTTCAGCGCCAACCTGA
- a CDS encoding alpha-ribazole kinase, with amino-acid sequence MTRAALSPWARLAHLDDVVAIPVARGRLLVVACDSCAGIGDRPADVVAVPPYVVGRFTCRVPLLEVLAVGGQPFLVVATLGVAPHPAGEAILRGVRDEASLAGIPAGNLLISTEKNIPTAQTSAGITVLGWVNRGAIRFGRARAGDLGVAVGKPKVGAEVQLDDPDIADIPALRLAMGCGEVGDLIPVGSGGIAREAGRLARRAGLCFSPTPGPVEAAIPAGTLGDSCAGEQGQPDLERSAGPATCFLATVPPARLPDFLRHMAPSRRPCYPVGTLIPPAPDGPGHPSCQGGG; translated from the coding sequence TTGACCCGTGCTGCCCTATCCCCATGGGCGCGTCTCGCCCACCTCGACGATGTGGTAGCCATCCCGGTGGCCAGAGGGCGGCTTCTGGTGGTGGCGTGCGACTCCTGCGCCGGCATAGGTGACCGACCCGCCGATGTGGTGGCCGTCCCCCCCTACGTGGTGGGCCGGTTCACCTGCCGGGTCCCCCTACTGGAGGTCCTGGCGGTGGGTGGACAACCGTTCCTGGTGGTGGCCACCCTGGGCGTGGCGCCGCATCCCGCCGGCGAAGCCATCCTGCGGGGAGTGCGGGATGAGGCATCCCTGGCAGGCATCCCCGCCGGCAACCTCCTCATTAGCACCGAGAAGAATATCCCCACCGCCCAGACCTCGGCTGGGATCACGGTCCTGGGGTGGGTGAACCGGGGCGCCATTCGCTTTGGCCGGGCTCGGGCAGGCGACCTGGGGGTGGCCGTGGGGAAGCCCAAGGTGGGTGCCGAAGTGCAGTTGGACGACCCGGACATCGCCGACATCCCCGCCCTGCGCCTGGCCATGGGATGTGGGGAGGTCGGGGACCTGATCCCCGTGGGATCGGGCGGGATCGCCCGGGAAGCGGGCAGACTGGCGCGTCGCGCCGGACTCTGCTTCTCCCCCACCCCCGGGCCTGTTGAGGCGGCCATACCCGCTGGCACCCTCGGCGACAGCTGCGCCGGGGAACAAGGGCAGCCGGACCTGGAGAGGTCGGCGGGCCCGGCCACCTGTTTCCTGGCGACGGTACCGCCCGCCCGCTTGCCCGACTTCCTGCGGCACATGGCTCCGAGCCGGCGGCCCTGTTACCCGGTGGGCACTCTGATCCCTCCAGCCCCGGACGGGCCCGGGCACCCTTCCTGCCAGGGCGGGGGATGA
- the cobS gene encoding adenosylcobinamide-GDP ribazoletransferase: MRRLRTAFSILTVIPTGAERAGASLSPGDLVRCVPFFPVVGACLGGALALTNHLLSPLLPGQVVAALLVALAWALTGGIHLDGVADTADGLASRAPAARALEIMRDPRVGAVGAAAAFLTVLLKYASLAALPAAPRTAALLVMSALGRQGMVTVMPFYRYPRELPGLASPFAGRVSRGQAVLTLAITSLLVAAACLGYPRYAPALSGGAVLGLVGSSLAASRLARRLGGLTGDVYGALCELAETVFLLTVVAVA; the protein is encoded by the coding sequence TTGCGGCGCCTGCGAACCGCCTTCTCGATCCTGACCGTCATTCCTACGGGCGCAGAGCGCGCCGGCGCATCGCTGTCCCCCGGGGATCTGGTGCGCTGCGTGCCCTTCTTCCCCGTGGTGGGCGCCTGCCTGGGTGGGGCGCTGGCTCTGACCAACCACCTCCTCTCCCCCCTGCTGCCGGGCCAGGTCGTGGCGGCCCTGCTGGTCGCCCTGGCGTGGGCGCTCACCGGGGGCATCCACCTGGACGGCGTGGCGGACACTGCCGACGGTCTGGCCAGCCGCGCTCCGGCGGCACGGGCCCTAGAGATCATGCGTGACCCCCGGGTGGGAGCCGTGGGGGCAGCCGCCGCCTTCTTAACCGTCCTGCTCAAGTACGCGAGCCTGGCGGCCCTCCCGGCCGCTCCGCGCACGGCGGCGCTCCTGGTGATGTCCGCCCTGGGCCGCCAGGGCATGGTCACGGTGATGCCCTTCTACCGCTACCCCCGGGAGCTGCCCGGCCTGGCGTCTCCCTTTGCAGGCCGGGTATCACGCGGCCAGGCCGTCCTGACTCTGGCCATTACCTCCCTCCTGGTGGCGGCAGCCTGCCTGGGCTACCCCCGCTACGCTCCCGCCCTCTCGGGAGGGGCGGTGCTGGGCCTGGTGGGAAGCTCCTTGGCGGCAAGCCGCCTGGCCCGGCGGCTGGGAGGACTCACCGGCGACGTGTACGGAGCCCTGTGCGAGCTGGCCGAGACCGTATTCCTGCTGACGGTGGTGGCCGTTGCCTGA
- a CDS encoding diphthine--ammonia ligase has product MRCFVSWSGGKDSCLALWRARRSGADIGYLVTTYSGRTERTMAHGLRLELVRTQAEALGVELIAVETGWEEYEARFKAAISSLRERGVEAGVFGDIDLREHREWVERVSREAGLNALLPLWGADQSVLLREWVSEGFTAVIVAVRSDLGLEWLGRTLDRRCTAELDRALTRRGLSPSGESGEYHTLAVDGPLFQRPLEVREAVPVLRGRHWMLDISEFGLGERRPEAGG; this is encoded by the coding sequence TTGCGGTGCTTTGTCTCCTGGAGCGGCGGCAAGGACAGTTGCCTGGCGTTGTGGCGGGCCAGGCGGTCCGGGGCCGACATCGGTTACCTGGTCACCACCTATTCGGGAAGAACCGAGCGCACCATGGCCCACGGTTTGCGGCTAGAGTTGGTGCGGACTCAGGCTGAGGCCCTTGGTGTCGAGCTCATCGCGGTGGAAACCGGGTGGGAGGAGTATGAGGCCAGGTTTAAGGCAGCGATTTCCTCGCTGCGCGAACGGGGCGTGGAAGCGGGCGTCTTCGGTGACATAGATCTGCGGGAGCACCGGGAGTGGGTGGAGAGGGTGTCGCGGGAGGCGGGCCTCAATGCTTTGCTCCCGCTGTGGGGCGCGGACCAGAGCGTTCTCCTGCGGGAGTGGGTGAGCGAGGGGTTCACGGCCGTCATCGTGGCCGTTCGGTCGGACCTGGGCCTGGAGTGGCTGGGGCGGACGCTGGACCGGCGGTGCACGGCCGAGCTTGACCGCGCCCTGACCCGGCGCGGACTGTCGCCGTCAGGGGAGAGCGGCGAGTACCACACCCTGGCGGTGGACGGCCCGCTCTTTCAGCGGCCGCTGGAAGTACGTGAGGCGGTCCCCGTGCTGCGGGGGCGTCACTGGATGTTGGACATCAGCGAGTTTGGCCTGGGGGAACGCAGGCCTGAGGCGGGGGGCTGA
- the cobU gene encoding bifunctional adenosylcobinamide kinase/adenosylcobinamide-phosphate guanylyltransferase: MASGTAHARAHIMVRDLEYSYDSRPVLQEIWLAVERGDMVAIIGPNGAGKSTLLRCLTRALRPRRGVVLVGGRDASRLPARQIARQMGTVPQTHATDFEFTVEELVAMGRHPHLPPFAGPGPRDLAVVREAMCLTAVESLADRPVSALSGGELQRVAIARALAQEPEILLLDEPTSHLDIAYQVEILEIARRLNRERRVTVLAAMHDLNLAAQYFPRFILLARGRILAAGPADHVLRPCLLREAYGVDVVLTTHPVAGCPVVLPAPRGAASAIPATHSTAPAHSAACAGGCPERPQGRVTLVTGGARSGKSRFAEELASRSGKKVVYVATCIPGDEEMRARVAAHRRGRPSSWTTREEPFDPGAVLAAEDSADTCFVVDCLTLLASNHLLRQAAEHGSCLPDDDHEQTGSGRDDERPNDQNPRDKGRTDERRGDTGGAGEVRDYDGLCQRVYEEVARLGPVLQGLQGECILVTNEVGMGLVPEWPLGRAFRDVTGRVNQSFASLADRVYLMVSGIPVQIK, translated from the coding sequence ATGGCCTCGGGGACGGCTCACGCCAGGGCCCACATCATGGTGCGCGACCTGGAATACAGCTACGACTCCCGGCCGGTACTGCAGGAGATCTGGCTGGCGGTGGAGCGCGGGGACATGGTCGCCATCATAGGACCCAACGGGGCGGGCAAGTCCACCCTGCTCAGGTGCCTCACCCGGGCCCTGCGCCCCCGCCGGGGGGTGGTGCTGGTCGGGGGGCGTGACGCGTCCCGCCTGCCCGCCCGCCAGATCGCCCGCCAGATGGGGACGGTCCCCCAGACCCACGCGACCGACTTCGAGTTCACGGTGGAGGAACTGGTGGCCATGGGGCGTCACCCCCACCTGCCCCCCTTCGCGGGTCCCGGCCCCCGCGACCTGGCCGTGGTGAGGGAAGCCATGTGCCTCACCGCGGTGGAGTCCCTGGCGGATAGGCCCGTGTCCGCCCTGAGCGGGGGCGAACTGCAGCGGGTGGCCATCGCCCGCGCCCTCGCCCAGGAGCCTGAGATCCTGCTCCTCGACGAACCCACCTCCCACCTGGACATTGCCTACCAGGTGGAGATCCTGGAAATCGCGCGGCGTCTCAACCGGGAGCGCCGGGTCACGGTCCTGGCCGCCATGCACGACCTCAACCTGGCCGCCCAGTACTTCCCCCGCTTCATCCTGCTCGCCAGAGGCCGCATCCTGGCCGCGGGCCCGGCAGATCATGTCCTGCGGCCGTGCCTGTTGCGGGAAGCGTACGGGGTGGATGTGGTGCTCACCACCCACCCCGTGGCGGGCTGCCCGGTGGTGCTTCCTGCCCCCCGCGGCGCCGCCTCCGCAATCCCTGCCACCCATTCCACGGCGCCGGCCCACAGCGCAGCATGCGCCGGGGGCTGTCCCGAACGCCCCCAGGGCAGGGTGACCCTGGTGACGGGGGGAGCGCGCAGTGGAAAGAGCCGCTTCGCGGAAGAGCTGGCCTCCCGGTCCGGCAAGAAGGTGGTGTACGTGGCCACCTGCATCCCGGGAGACGAGGAGATGCGGGCGCGGGTGGCGGCACACCGCCGGGGCCGCCCTTCTTCGTGGACGACCAGGGAGGAGCCCTTCGACCCGGGCGCCGTCCTGGCGGCAGAAGACTCGGCCGATACCTGCTTCGTCGTCGATTGCCTCACCCTCCTCGCCTCCAACCACCTCCTCCGCCAGGCAGCAGAGCACGGCAGCTGCCTGCCGGACGACGACCATGAACAGACCGGCTCAGGCCGGGATGACGAACGCCCGAACGACCAAAACCCGAGGGACAAAGGCCGGACCGACGAACGCCGGGGGGACACAGGGGGGGCCGGTGAAGTGCGGGACTACGACGGCCTTTGCCAGCGCGTATACGAGGAAGTCGCCCGCCTCGGTCCCGTACTCCAGGGACTGCAGGGAGAGTGCATCCTGGTCACCAACGAGGTGGGGATGGGCCTCGTGCCCGAATGGCCGCTGGGACGCGCATTCCGCGATGTGACGGGACGGGTGAACCAGTCGTTCGCCTCCCTGGCAGACCGGGTGTACCTCATGGTCTCGGGAATTCCGGTGCAAATCAAGTGA
- the cobD gene encoding threonine-phosphate decarboxylase CobD, protein MAHGGRIWEAARTLGADPAEILDFSANLNPLGPPPGVMALLRDHLGDVAHYPEPRGGTLKRELARHLDVSLDHLVVGNGAAELIYCFCRAISPRRALIPAPTFGEYARAVGACGGEVDYLPMDAAGFRLPGDRLAAALHHGRYDLAILCNPNSPTGTLTTPDELAPILDAAARAGAWLLLDESFLGFLPRPELLSLRRLVGSSDGTGARLAVLDSLTKLYCLPGLRLGYLTAPAPLVSRMEETRDPWSVSVLAQVAGIGCLQEQEYVQRTRRLLPGLRRALAEALSAIPGLQVFPSAANFLLLHTRPSPPPFEPRPASVVAARLARRLILVRDCSDFPGLEAGDYIRVAVRLPGENERLARALREVLADER, encoded by the coding sequence ATGGCGCACGGCGGACGCATATGGGAAGCTGCCCGCACTCTGGGAGCGGACCCCGCAGAGATCCTGGATTTCAGCGCCAACCTGAATCCCCTGGGCCCTCCTCCAGGGGTGATGGCTCTCCTGCGCGATCACCTCGGAGATGTGGCTCATTACCCCGAGCCCCGGGGAGGAACCCTCAAGAGGGAACTGGCCCGTCACCTGGACGTTTCCCTGGATCACCTGGTGGTGGGGAACGGCGCCGCCGAACTCATCTACTGCTTCTGCCGGGCCATCAGTCCCCGCCGGGCCCTCATCCCCGCCCCCACCTTCGGCGAGTATGCCCGGGCCGTGGGCGCGTGCGGAGGCGAGGTGGATTACCTCCCCATGGACGCAGCGGGATTCCGGCTGCCCGGGGACCGCCTGGCCGCCGCCCTGCACCACGGGCGGTACGACCTGGCGATACTGTGCAACCCCAACAGTCCCACCGGCACCCTGACCACTCCCGATGAACTGGCTCCCATCCTGGACGCCGCCGCCCGCGCCGGCGCCTGGCTGCTCCTGGACGAGTCCTTCCTGGGCTTCCTCCCCCGGCCCGAACTGCTCTCCCTGCGGCGGCTGGTCGGGTCTTCCGACGGCACCGGGGCCCGGCTGGCCGTGCTCGACTCCCTCACAAAGCTGTACTGCCTGCCCGGCCTGCGGCTCGGTTACCTCACGGCGCCGGCACCCCTCGTCAGCCGCATGGAGGAAACCCGCGACCCCTGGAGTGTGAGCGTCCTGGCTCAGGTGGCCGGCATCGGCTGCCTCCAGGAGCAGGAGTACGTGCAGCGCACCCGCCGCCTGCTCCCTGGCCTCCGCCGGGCACTGGCGGAGGCGCTGTCCGCCATCCCGGGCTTACAGGTCTTCCCCTCGGCCGCCAACTTCCTGCTCCTCCACACCAGACCTTCGCCCCCTCCGTTTGAGCCGCGCCCGGCCAGCGTGGTGGCCGCCCGGCTGGCGCGCCGGCTGATCCTGGTGCGGGATTGCTCCGATTTCCCCGGCCTGGAGGCCGGTGATTACATCCGGGTGGCGGTAAGGCTGCCGGGCGAGAACGAGCGCCTGGCCCGCGCCCTGCGGGAGGTGCTCGCCGATGAGCGGTAA
- the cbiB gene encoding adenosylcobinamide-phosphate synthase CbiB, translating into MPVMQALWFRVTLAFLLDLILGDPRWLPHPVVAMGKLTAALEKVLRQAHHPPGWQRLAGSLLVVTVVGLAALCGVLAVGWATSAHPLVGLAVEVLLIYTSLATRSLGDHLVPVYRALDRGDLSAARRAVSLVVGRDTAGLDEAEVARAAVESAAESTSDGIVAPLFFAFLGGAPGALAYRAVNTLDSMLGYRDERYRFFGWGAARLDDLANLVPARLSAALLLAAGAVRGYDWRRALRILRRDARAHPSPNSGYPEAAMAGLLGVRLGGPNRYRGVPSFRPYLGEPGRPLQAGDVRAALALVTTAAGLALICGAGLSALGLTLCRHWR; encoded by the coding sequence ATGCCCGTCATGCAGGCGCTGTGGTTCAGGGTGACCCTGGCCTTCCTGCTCGACCTGATCCTGGGCGACCCCCGCTGGTTGCCCCATCCCGTAGTGGCCATGGGGAAGCTGACCGCCGCTCTCGAAAAAGTGCTCCGGCAGGCGCACCACCCGCCCGGGTGGCAGCGGCTGGCCGGCAGCCTGCTGGTGGTGACGGTGGTGGGACTGGCCGCCCTTTGCGGCGTCCTCGCTGTGGGGTGGGCAACATCCGCGCATCCCCTGGTGGGACTGGCAGTGGAAGTTCTTCTCATCTACACCAGCCTCGCCACCAGGAGCCTGGGAGATCATCTGGTGCCCGTCTACCGCGCCCTGGACAGGGGCGACCTCTCCGCCGCCCGCCGGGCCGTGTCCCTGGTCGTGGGTCGCGATACCGCCGGCCTGGACGAGGCGGAAGTGGCCCGCGCGGCGGTGGAGAGCGCGGCGGAAAGCACCAGTGACGGCATCGTGGCTCCCCTGTTCTTCGCCTTCCTGGGCGGGGCCCCCGGGGCCCTGGCCTACCGGGCCGTGAACACCCTGGACTCCATGCTGGGCTACCGGGACGAACGGTATCGCTTCTTCGGCTGGGGTGCCGCCCGCCTGGACGACCTGGCCAACCTGGTGCCCGCCCGGCTCAGCGCCGCCCTGCTGCTGGCCGCCGGCGCCGTGCGCGGATACGACTGGCGCCGGGCGCTGCGCATCCTCCGCCGGGACGCCCGCGCCCACCCAAGTCCAAACAGCGGCTATCCCGAAGCGGCCATGGCGGGTCTGCTGGGTGTGCGCCTGGGAGGCCCGAACCGCTATCGCGGCGTCCCCTCCTTTCGCCCTTATCTCGGTGAACCCGGGCGTCCCCTTCAGGCCGGGGACGTGCGGGCAGCCCTCGCCCTCGTCACGACGGCCGCCGGGCTGGCCCTCATCTGCGGTGCCGGTCTGTCCGCCCTGGGGCTCACACTGTGCCGGCACTGGAGGTGA
- a CDS encoding ECF transporter S component, which yields MPTVRTLTRLAILIALSAVGASLKVPALTGTPALDSAPGYFAALALGPGQGAVVAAAGHLLTALTAGFPLTIAIHLVIAAGMGGCAAAVAACGARKGPWWAFALGLLLNGVVFPALFLPIPGFGPGFFAAMLIPLLVASALNLGLAALAYQAAVRARLTWVVPRLALAAPMGSRSGAGRAARGSACRKEDAGA from the coding sequence ATGCCGACGGTGCGCACCCTTACGCGGCTGGCCATCCTCATCGCCCTGAGCGCCGTGGGCGCCTCCCTCAAGGTGCCCGCGCTGACCGGGACGCCGGCTCTGGACTCGGCCCCCGGCTACTTCGCCGCCCTGGCCCTGGGGCCAGGCCAGGGGGCGGTGGTGGCGGCAGCCGGACACCTGCTCACCGCCCTCACCGCAGGCTTCCCCCTTACCATAGCCATCCACCTGGTCATCGCGGCCGGAATGGGCGGTTGCGCCGCCGCAGTGGCAGCGTGCGGAGCCAGGAAGGGACCATGGTGGGCGTTCGCCCTTGGGCTGCTCCTCAACGGGGTGGTCTTCCCCGCCCTTTTCCTGCCCATTCCGGGATTCGGCCCCGGTTTCTTCGCCGCCATGCTGATCCCCCTTCTGGTGGCATCCGCCCTCAACCTGGGCCTGGCGGCCCTGGCCTACCAGGCAGCCGTGCGCGCCCGCCTGACCTGGGTGGTGCCCCGCCTTGCCCTTGCTGCGCCGATGGGGTCTCGCTCAGGTGCAGGCCGGGCGGCACGCGGGTCCGCCTGTCGAAAGGAGGATGCCGGCGCTTGA
- a CDS encoding cobyric acid synthase, with amino-acid sequence MSGKAIMIQGTASHVGKSVLVTALCRILHQDGLRVAPFKAQNMSLNSYVTPDGREIARAQAGQAEAAGIPAEAIMNPILLKPGGDSRSQVVVLGRPLGEAEARQYRERHVPVLAKVVEESLRQLLGRFDVVVIEGAGSPAEVNLRDRDLANMYVASLADAPVLLVADIDRGGMLAAVVGTLALLEPDERDRVAGLVVNKFRGDAELLRPGLEFLTRNTGKPVLGVLPYVPEPLVDDEDSVSLDQRSTRRWAGGASPGTPTEEDTPVVAVLRLPRIANFTDFAPLESDSGVQLRYVPPGRPIGAADAVIIPGSKSTLADLRWLKEQGYQREIQALLRQGTTVLGICGGYQMLGLAVADPLGIDGPAGEEEGLALLDACTVFLPAKETHLVEAEVTGSTGFLEELTHTTVHGYEVHMGTTIRLQGAEPWLHITRRRNLPADIPEGAVDPSGLVFGTYLHDIFYNDHLRRAFVNWLRRRRGLPPAAPEAFVLSAAGDLSASREGRYDELARIVRAHLDMEFIYRLLGLSPPPQACVPPGQTR; translated from the coding sequence ATGAGCGGTAAGGCCATCATGATCCAGGGGACGGCTTCCCACGTGGGGAAGAGCGTGCTGGTGACCGCACTGTGCCGTATCCTCCACCAGGATGGCCTGCGGGTCGCCCCCTTCAAAGCCCAGAACATGTCCCTCAATTCCTACGTCACGCCCGATGGCCGGGAAATCGCGCGGGCCCAGGCCGGTCAGGCCGAAGCCGCCGGGATACCTGCGGAGGCCATCATGAACCCCATCCTGCTCAAACCGGGGGGCGACTCCCGCTCCCAGGTGGTAGTGCTCGGGCGGCCCCTCGGGGAAGCAGAGGCCCGCCAGTACCGGGAACGCCACGTCCCCGTGCTGGCAAAGGTGGTCGAGGAAAGCCTGCGGCAACTCCTCGGGCGTTTCGACGTGGTGGTGATCGAAGGGGCGGGCAGCCCCGCGGAAGTCAACCTGCGGGACCGGGACCTGGCCAACATGTACGTGGCCTCTCTGGCCGACGCCCCCGTGCTCCTGGTGGCCGATATCGACCGGGGAGGGATGCTCGCCGCGGTGGTGGGCACCCTGGCCCTCCTGGAGCCCGACGAACGGGACAGGGTAGCCGGGTTAGTGGTCAACAAGTTCCGGGGCGATGCTGAGCTTTTGCGCCCGGGACTCGAGTTCCTCACCCGCAACACGGGCAAGCCGGTGCTGGGCGTCCTCCCCTACGTCCCGGAGCCACTCGTGGACGACGAAGACTCGGTTTCCCTGGACCAACGAAGCACCCGCCGATGGGCGGGAGGCGCCTCGCCGGGGACACCCACCGAAGAAGACACGCCCGTGGTGGCGGTCCTGCGTCTTCCCCGCATCGCCAACTTCACCGATTTCGCCCCACTGGAGTCAGATTCCGGCGTGCAGCTGCGCTACGTGCCGCCCGGACGCCCCATCGGTGCCGCCGACGCAGTAATCATCCCGGGCAGCAAGAGCACCCTGGCCGACCTGCGCTGGCTGAAGGAGCAGGGGTATCAGCGGGAAATCCAGGCCCTGCTCAGGCAGGGCACCACCGTACTGGGCATCTGCGGAGGATACCAGATGCTGGGCCTCGCCGTGGCCGATCCCCTGGGGATCGACGGACCGGCGGGCGAGGAAGAGGGCCTGGCGCTGCTGGACGCCTGCACGGTGTTCCTGCCCGCCAAGGAAACCCACCTGGTGGAGGCCGAGGTGACCGGGAGCACCGGGTTCCTCGAGGAGCTCACTCATACCACAGTGCACGGTTACGAAGTGCACATGGGCACCACCATCAGGTTGCAGGGGGCCGAGCCCTGGCTGCACATAACTCGCCGCAGGAACCTTCCGGCCGACATACCCGAGGGAGCCGTGGACCCCTCCGGCCTGGTGTTTGGCACCTACCTGCACGACATCTTCTACAACGACCACCTGCGCCGGGCGTTCGTCAACTGGCTACGTCGCCGGCGGGGCCTTCCTCCCGCAGCGCCAGAGGCCTTCGTCCTCTCGGCCGCCGGAGACCTGTCCGCATCGCGGGAAGGACGGTACGACGAGCTGGCCCGCATCGTGCGGGCCCACCTGGACATGGAATTCATCTACCGGCTGCTGGGGCTCAGCCCCCCGCCTCAGGCCTGCGTTCCCCCAGGCCAAACTCGCTGA